In Flavobacterium sp. 83, the genomic window ATTTCCATGAATAAATTATATGATGGAAGACCACAATGGGGTGATTGGGGCGGGCTTAATGATGCCACTCGAAATCAGGAATTTTCTATAGGAACAGCTCCTTCTGATTATACTTTTGGCGGAATATTAGGCACACAGGAAATCAATACTCGAGCGTCCATTTACAGACCCGGAAGTAGAATTTCATTTTCTGGAACCAATACTAATTACAGTTGGCGCATGATGGGAACGTATGCTTCAGGGATGAATGCACGAGGCTGGGCATTTGTAGTTTCGGCAGGAAAACGTCTGGCTACAGAAGGCTATTTTGAAGGAACTAACTATGATGCAAATTCGGCCTTTATAAGTGTAGAAAAGAAATTGAATGACAATCATTCCTTAAACCTTACCGCTTTTTATACACCTAATTCAAGAGGGAAAAATTCGCCAAATACCACCGAAGTTTCTCAATTGACAAACGGTAAATACAATTCATACTGGGGTTTTCAAGATGGGAATAAGAGAAATGCCAGAATGAAAACCATCGAAGAACCAATTGTTATGCTGAACCATTTTTTCAAAATAAACGACCACACCAATCTCAATTCCAGTTTGATGTATCAGTTTGGGAAAATTGGAAACAGCAACATCGATTATCAAAATGCCAATAGTCCGGACCCAACGTATTATAGAAAAATGCCGAGTTATTACAGTTCGCTATACGCGAAAGATAACGGGGAATTTTCGGGAGAATTTATACCGGATTTAGAGAATGCCGAAAAAAGTAAAGTGTTGTTTTTAGCGAATCCTCAAATCGATTGGAATGCGATGTATCAAGCCAATCAAAACTCGATTGCAGATGCAAATGGAATAATTTCAGGTTATGAACCCGCCAAAAGTAAGTATGTTTTATACGAAGACCGCACCGATGATAAAACAATGTTGGCAACATCAATATTCAACACACAGTTGACGGAAAATATTATTTTGAATGCCGGAGCTTCTTTCAAAAATTTGAAATCACACAATTACCAGAAACTTTTGGATTTATTAGGCGGTGCATATTTTGAAGATATTGACGGTTTTTATAACGGAAACCAATCCCAATCAGATTTGAATAATCCAAATAGGCAAGTGATTGTTGGTGATGCATACGGCTACAATTATAATTATGTTGCCAATACGCTAGATGCGTTTACACAATTCAAATTCTCGTATAACAAAGTCGATTTTTATTTGGCTCAAAGTTTCTCCAATACCAATTATCAAAGGGAAGGTTTGTATAAAAACGGAATTTATGAAACCAATTCCTTTGGAAAGAGTAAGAAAGCAATATTTGAAAATTTTGGGTTTAAAGGCGGAGTAACGTATAAAATATCCGGAAGACAATTGTTAATTTTCAACGGAGCGCATTTGACAAAAGCACCAACAATCAGGAATACTTTCCCCAATTCACGTCTAAATAATAGAATTATTGATAATTTGGAAAGTGAGAATATTAGCAGTTTGGACGCCAGTTATATTTATCGTTCTCCAAAATTCAAAGCCCGACTTACCGCTTTTTATACCTTGATAAAAAATGCCACACAAACTTCATTCTTTTATGCCGAAGGGATTTTTGACGATGGAGCAGGATATAACAACACCAGCGCTTTTGTGAGTCAGACGCTAACCCATTTGAACAAGAAAAATCTAGGAGCTGAGTTAAGTTTGGAATATCAGTTGAATCCAACGTTGAAAACTACTTTTTCAGCTGCTTTTGGAGAGCATACGTATGACAGTAATCCAAATGTAATGGTGACCAATGATGCCGAAGCTTCAATAGAAAATACGAATCCTGTTTTTGATTTTGGAACTGCAGCACTAAAAAATTACAAACAACCGGGTTCGCCGCAACAAGCGTATTCGTTGGGAATTGAATATCGGGATCCTAAGTTTTGGTGGATTGGAACTAATATCAATTATTTAGCAAACAGTTATATTGATGTTTCTCCCATTGCCAGAACAGATCACTTTTTCATCAATCCCGCCAGTGGATTTCCTTTTCCTGAAGCGACCCAAGAAAGAGGCAAGGAATTATTGCAACAGGAAAAATTTGATCCCACGACTTTATTAAATATTGTTGGCGGTAAGTCATGGCGAGTTTTCGGTAAGTATGTCGGACTTTTTGCCAGCATTAATAATGTGCTCGATGTTACTTACAAAACGGGTGGTTATGAGCAAGCCAGAAATGCTAATTTCAGACAACGCAATCAGGATGTTTCCAGCGGAACTCCATCGTTTGGGAACAAATATTTTTACGGATATGGAAGAACCTATTTCGTCAATCTTGCAATCAATTTATAAACTTGAAAAATGACTTATTATGAAAATGACTATCTATAATCGATTTTTCTCTATAGCAA contains:
- a CDS encoding TonB-dependent receptor, whose translation is MKKITLILFFFIGIPFAFGQQETGISGKVIDSKTQQPLASVVVTIQNTNLMQLTTADGKFKFDTVLSGEQYILFHSQGYKDALFPIEITAGEIIDLDLILLEEDQTSEQQTGLIALSESDLSDDNSGSESTSGLLQSSKDAFQQAAAFNWGQARFRIRGLDSEHSTMMINGISMNKLYDGRPQWGDWGGLNDATRNQEFSIGTAPSDYTFGGILGTQEINTRASIYRPGSRISFSGTNTNYSWRMMGTYASGMNARGWAFVVSAGKRLATEGYFEGTNYDANSAFISVEKKLNDNHSLNLTAFYTPNSRGKNSPNTTEVSQLTNGKYNSYWGFQDGNKRNARMKTIEEPIVMLNHFFKINDHTNLNSSLMYQFGKIGNSNIDYQNANSPDPTYYRKMPSYYSSLYAKDNGEFSGEFIPDLENAEKSKVLFLANPQIDWNAMYQANQNSIADANGIISGYEPAKSKYVLYEDRTDDKTMLATSIFNTQLTENIILNAGASFKNLKSHNYQKLLDLLGGAYFEDIDGFYNGNQSQSDLNNPNRQVIVGDAYGYNYNYVANTLDAFTQFKFSYNKVDFYLAQSFSNTNYQREGLYKNGIYETNSFGKSKKAIFENFGFKGGVTYKISGRQLLIFNGAHLTKAPTIRNTFPNSRLNNRIIDNLESENISSLDASYIYRSPKFKARLTAFYTLIKNATQTSFFYAEGIFDDGAGYNNTSAFVSQTLTHLNKKNLGAELSLEYQLNPTLKTTFSAAFGEHTYDSNPNVMVTNDAEASIENTNPVFDFGTAALKNYKQPGSPQQAYSLGIEYRDPKFWWIGTNINYLANSYIDVSPIARTDHFFINPASGFPFPEATQERGKELLQQEKFDPTTLLNIVGGKSWRVFGKYVGLFASINNVLDVTYKTGGYEQARNANFRQRNQDVSSGTPSFGNKYFYGYGRTYFVNLAINL